A region of Catenibacterium mitsuokai DNA encodes the following proteins:
- a CDS encoding type II toxin-antitoxin system RelE/ParE family toxin, giving the protein MNLRYTRQARADLRNPMRLNPKIVKLCAVLKTHPEIGGQLSNRTGWTTDLYYVIAGKYSIFYKYDHDTVTIIRILTNEEKYMNVIFGDK; this is encoded by the coding sequence ATGAATCTAAGATATACAAGACAAGCACGTGCTGATTTAAGAAACCCTATGCGTTTGAATCCAAAGATTGTAAAACTATGTGCTGTATTAAAAACACACCCTGAAATAGGTGGTCAGCTATCTAATAGAACTGGATGGACAACAGATCTTTATTATGTCATTGCAGGAAAATATAGTATTTTCTATAAATATGATCATGATACAGTGACAATCATCCGTATTCTAACGAATGAAGAAAAATATATGAATGTCATCTTTGGTGATAAGTAA
- the typA gene encoding translational GTPase TypA has translation MNIRNIAIIAHVDHGKTTLVDQLIKKSGTLEAHEELAERAMDSNALERERGITILAKNTAIHYKDYKINIMDTPGHADFGGEVERIMHMVDGVLLVVDAYEGTMPQTRFVLKKALAAHVKPIVVINKVDRPVVRIQEVMDEVLELFMELGADDNQLDFPTVFVSALNGTSSLDPDISTQVPNMDCLFDMIINEIPAPAVDVEGGLQLQPALLDYNDYVGRIGIGRIQRGSIKVNENVVCLRADGSKTQFRVQKLFSYLGMHRFEVEEASAGDIVAVAGLADIGVGETICEPSCEEALPLLHVDEPTIQMIFGTNTSPFAGQDGKFVTASKIEERLFKETNKDVSLKVERIQNKEEWMVSGRGELHLSILIETMRREGYELQVSRPHVILKEIDGVTCEPYEDVEIEAPDDCIGSVIESLGLRRGIMENMDSMDGMTKVHYIVPSRGLIGFMTNFLTMTKGYGIINHSFLEYRPLEGEAVGERQLGVLISIETGQTTAYALGGVESRGVMFVGPGVDVYEGMIVGEHAKDNDLVVNVTKGKQQTNTRSSTKDTTVVLKRPRHFNLEACLDYINEDELVEVTPNNIRLRKKYLSELDRKRAYRAKNSASE, from the coding sequence ATGAATATTAGAAATATAGCAATTATTGCTCACGTTGACCATGGTAAAACAACATTGGTTGACCAGCTTATTAAGAAATCAGGAACACTTGAAGCACACGAAGAACTAGCTGAACGTGCTATGGATAGCAACGCTTTAGAAAGAGAACGTGGTATTACTATTCTAGCAAAGAATACAGCTATTCATTATAAAGACTATAAGATCAACATCATGGATACACCAGGCCATGCTGACTTTGGTGGAGAAGTAGAACGTATCATGCACATGGTGGATGGTGTTTTACTTGTTGTTGATGCTTATGAAGGTACAATGCCTCAGACTCGTTTCGTATTAAAGAAGGCATTAGCTGCTCATGTTAAACCTATCGTTGTTATCAACAAGGTTGACCGTCCAGTTGTAAGAATTCAGGAAGTTATGGATGAAGTTCTTGAATTATTTATGGAATTAGGTGCTGATGATAATCAGCTTGATTTCCCAACTGTTTTCGTTTCAGCATTAAATGGTACAAGCTCATTAGATCCTGATATTAGTACTCAGGTTCCTAATATGGACTGTTTATTCGATATGATTATCAATGAAATTCCTGCACCAGCAGTAGATGTTGAAGGTGGTTTACAGTTACAGCCGGCTTTATTAGACTACAATGATTATGTAGGAAGAATTGGTATTGGTAGAATCCAGAGAGGTTCTATTAAAGTGAATGAAAATGTTGTATGTTTAAGAGCTGATGGTTCTAAGACACAGTTCCGTGTACAGAAGTTATTCAGTTATTTAGGTATGCATAGATTTGAAGTAGAAGAAGCAAGTGCTGGTGATATCGTGGCTGTTGCAGGTTTAGCTGACATTGGTGTTGGTGAAACAATCTGTGAACCAAGCTGTGAAGAAGCATTACCATTACTTCATGTAGATGAACCAACAATCCAGATGATTTTTGGTACAAACACATCACCTTTCGCTGGTCAAGATGGTAAGTTTGTGACTGCATCTAAGATTGAAGAACGTTTATTCAAAGAAACAAACAAGGATGTATCTTTAAAAGTAGAACGTATTCAGAATAAAGAAGAATGGATGGTAAGTGGTCGTGGTGAATTACACTTATCTATCTTAATTGAAACAATGAGAAGAGAAGGATATGAATTACAGGTATCTAGACCTCATGTTATCTTAAAGGAAATCGATGGTGTGACATGTGAACCATATGAAGATGTAGAAATCGAAGCACCAGATGATTGTATTGGTTCAGTTATTGAATCATTAGGTTTAAGAAGAGGTATCATGGAAAACATGGATTCAATGGATGGTATGACTAAGGTTCATTACATCGTACCTTCTAGAGGTTTAATTGGTTTCATGACTAACTTCTTAACAATGACTAAGGGTTATGGTATTATTAACCACTCATTCTTAGAATATCGCCCATTAGAAGGTGAAGCAGTAGGTGAAAGACAGTTAGGTGTTCTTATTTCTATTGAAACAGGACAGACTACTGCTTATGCACTTGGTGGTGTAGAAAGCCGTGGTGTAATGTTTGTTGGTCCTGGTGTAGATGTATACGAAGGTATGATTGTTGGGGAACATGCAAAGGACAATGATTTAGTAGTAAACGTTACTAAGGGTAAACAGCAGACAAATACACGTTCATCTACAAAAGATACAACAGTTGTATTAAAGAGACCTAGACACTTCAATCTAGAAGCTTGTCTTGACTATATTAATGAAGATGAATTAGTAGAAGTCACTCCAAATAACATCCGTTTAAGAAAGAAATATCTTTCTGAACTTGATCGTAAGAGAGCTTATAGAGCTAAAAATTCAGCATCAGAATAA
- a CDS encoding DUF1836 domain-containing protein, protein MNYDNIHISRWEEIPDFPLYIDQVVSIIEKSLSFLKNDNDAIITKTMINNYVKHKLVKAPIKKKYEREQIVYFTLICLLKSVFSLDEISKLIQLQQSQKELSEFYNMYCDVFERVIKTNHLDSELPDIYNKCILSSVYKIKVSDNLLGEETMEEALKKD, encoded by the coding sequence ATGAATTACGATAATATACATATTTCTAGATGGGAAGAGATACCAGATTTTCCACTCTATATAGATCAAGTTGTATCTATTATAGAAAAGAGTTTGTCTTTCTTAAAAAATGATAATGACGCTATTATCACAAAAACAATGATTAATAACTATGTTAAACATAAGCTTGTGAAAGCACCTATAAAGAAGAAGTATGAAAGAGAACAGATTGTTTATTTCACATTAATCTGTTTATTAAAATCTGTCTTTTCATTAGATGAGATTTCTAAACTTATTCAATTACAGCAGAGTCAGAAAGAATTATCTGAATTCTATAATATGTATTGTGATGTATTTGAGCGTGTCATTAAGACAAATCATTTAGACTCAGAACTACCAGACATATATAATAAATGTATCTTAAGTTCTGTCTATAAGATCAAGGTATCTGATAATCTTCTTGGTGAAGAAACAATGGAAGAAGCACTAAAAAAGGATTGA
- a CDS encoding alpha/beta hydrolase, producing the protein MQQYCEIATPKGVMRGFFHVPHRKEFPVLLIFHGFTGQCTGTKFSYVSLSRLLEAQGVGTLRMDFLGSGESDLTFKEMTFDDELSCARILLEELKKMPQVTDIYVLGHSMGGAIASELAKIYPEDIKKLVLWAPAFCLPDALDYLTGSVKEAPVYDHNGFEISDAFVKDMIQRDFYKNLDTYKNDLLVIHGTEDKTVPYAISEKYTKLFGDQMIFHPVVGASHNYDNADHIHEVLSTTYKFLTEQAM; encoded by the coding sequence ATGCAGCAGTATTGTGAAATTGCGACACCTAAGGGTGTTATGAGAGGATTCTTTCATGTGCCTCATAGAAAAGAATTCCCTGTATTATTAATATTCCATGGTTTTACAGGACAATGTACAGGAACTAAGTTCTCTTATGTTTCTTTATCACGTTTATTAGAAGCACAGGGTGTTGGCACTTTAAGAATGGATTTTCTAGGCAGTGGTGAATCGGATCTTACTTTTAAAGAAATGACATTTGATGATGAATTATCATGTGCACGTATTCTATTAGAAGAATTAAAGAAGATGCCTCAAGTCACTGATATCTATGTCTTAGGACATTCTATGGGTGGTGCGATTGCGAGTGAACTTGCGAAAATTTATCCTGAAGATATTAAGAAGCTAGTCCTATGGGCTCCTGCTTTCTGTTTGCCAGATGCTTTAGATTATCTTACAGGTTCAGTAAAAGAAGCACCTGTTTATGATCATAATGGATTTGAAATCAGCGATGCTTTTGTAAAGGATATGATTCAAAGAGATTTCTATAAGAACTTAGATACATATAAGAATGATTTATTAGTCATTCATGGAACTGAAGATAAAACAGTACCTTATGCAATCAGTGAGAAATATACAAAGTTATTTGGTGATCAGATGATCTTCCATCCGGTTGTTGGTGCATCTCATAATTATGATAATGCGGATCATATTCATGAAGTTCTTTCTACAACTTATAAATTCTTAACAGAACAGGCTATGTAA
- a CDS encoding RNA-guided endonuclease InsQ/TnpB family protein, whose amino-acid sequence MYLTIRQQVKHLSKEDYRSIKELCHIAKNLTNQAIYNIRQHYFAEGKYLNYEKNYTLLKSSDNYRTLNSNMAQQILKEVDGSFKSFFGLLKKAKQGKHALKDCRLPRYLPKDGYTTLVIGFVRLKGNKLILPYSNSFRKTHKAVEITVPPILLDKKVKEIRIIPKADARFFEIQYIYNAECIQRNLNTTNALALDLGINNLVTGVSSKGETFIIDGRRLKSINQWFNKKNARLQSIKDKQHFGKKTTNRQKALARRRNNRINDYMNKTARRVIDYCIDHDIGTLVVGYNETFQKDSNIGRRNNQTFVNIPYGRLRDKLEYLCELNGIILVMQEESYTSKASFWDKDVIPVYKSDDTEEYHFSGKRIHRGQYRTASGQVLNADVNGALNIMHKSSVVDVNILYSRGEVDTPIRIRIA is encoded by the coding sequence ATGTATCTTACAATAAGACAGCAGGTAAAGCATCTGTCCAAGGAAGACTATCGTTCCATCAAGGAATTATGTCATATTGCAAAGAATCTTACTAATCAGGCAATCTATAACATCAGACAGCATTACTTTGCAGAAGGCAAGTATCTCAATTATGAGAAGAACTATACACTTTTGAAGTCGTCTGATAACTATAGAACGCTTAATTCCAATATGGCACAGCAGATACTGAAGGAAGTAGATGGTTCATTTAAATCATTCTTCGGTCTTCTTAAAAAGGCAAAGCAGGGAAAGCATGCACTTAAGGACTGCAGACTGCCACGCTATCTTCCAAAGGATGGATATACTACGCTCGTTATTGGATTTGTAAGACTTAAAGGGAATAAGCTCATACTTCCATATTCAAACAGCTTCAGAAAGACACATAAGGCTGTTGAGATTACTGTTCCACCTATACTGCTTGATAAGAAAGTGAAGGAAATACGTATCATACCAAAGGCAGATGCCAGGTTCTTTGAAATTCAGTACATCTATAATGCTGAATGCATTCAAAGGAATCTCAATACAACAAATGCACTGGCATTAGATCTTGGTATCAATAATCTTGTCACTGGAGTATCAAGTAAAGGTGAAACATTCATCATTGATGGAAGAAGACTGAAGTCCATTAACCAGTGGTTCAACAAGAAAAATGCAAGATTACAGTCTATCAAGGATAAGCAGCATTTTGGAAAGAAGACAACCAACAGACAGAAGGCATTAGCACGCAGACGCAACAATAGAATAAATGACTACATGAACAAGACTGCACGCAGGGTGATTGATTACTGTATCGATCATGATATTGGAACTCTTGTTGTGGGCTATAATGAAACATTTCAGAAGGATTCCAACATAGGCAGAAGAAACAATCAGACTTTCGTCAATATTCCATATGGAAGGCTGAGAGACAAGCTTGAATATCTCTGTGAACTGAATGGCATCATACTTGTCATGCAGGAGGAATCCTACACATCAAAGGCCAGCTTCTGGGATAAGGATGTTATACCAGTCTATAAGAGTGATGATACTGAAGAATACCATTTCAGTGGAAAGAGAATACATCGTGGACAGTACAGAACAGCGAGTGGACAAGTTCTGAATGCAGATGTAAATGGTGCATTAAATATCATGCATAAAAGTAGCGTTGTGGATGTAAACATCCTATACAGTAGAGGCGAAGTGGACACGCCTATAAGAATAAGGATTGCCTAG
- a CDS encoding type II toxin-antitoxin system RelB/DinJ family antitoxin produces the protein MKKTTLTVATAPKTSTFQMRINPEIKAQVEGIYAQCGMTLTDAINAFIQQSINVEGMPFLVTSNSKQALREQAISQLMIELDKGEKAPADESISEEDILKEFGIEL, from the coding sequence ATGAAAAAAACAACACTAACAGTGGCGACAGCACCAAAAACAAGCACTTTTCAGATGCGTATTAATCCAGAAATCAAAGCACAGGTAGAAGGAATCTATGCACAGTGTGGTATGACACTTACTGATGCTATTAATGCATTTATCCAGCAGTCTATTAATGTAGAAGGGATGCCTTTCTTAGTAACATCAAATAGTAAACAGGCATTAAGAGAACAGGCTATCTCTCAGTTAATGATTGAATTAGATAAAGGTGAAAAAGCACCTGCAGATGAAAGCATTTCTGAAGAAGATATATTAAAAGAATTTGGAATTGAACTATGA
- a CDS encoding DUF4230 domain-containing protein, with protein sequence MKNKFSLRSIIVIIVLVIVVFMGGMYFGGHSTPAKEEITSTALTQKIRDINELAVSEYDYTKVGKFSNSLKFNGWTVPLTQKSFLITYEGKLKAGVDLSDVQIEKTDNKIIVKTSAVKILSNEIDENSIEVYDETKNIFNQISITDYKTFAKEQKEKVEKEAIKNKFIEKTKTKVKKNIKDLIYMTVDQDKYEVEVEVSE encoded by the coding sequence ATGAAAAACAAGTTTAGTTTAAGATCAATTATAGTCATTATTGTGTTAGTTATTGTTGTATTTATGGGTGGTATGTACTTTGGAGGACATAGTACACCAGCTAAAGAAGAAATTACCTCAACAGCTTTAACACAGAAAATAAGAGATATTAATGAATTAGCTGTTTCAGAATATGATTATACAAAAGTAGGGAAGTTTTCTAATTCATTAAAGTTTAATGGCTGGACTGTTCCTTTAACACAGAAGTCTTTCTTAATCACTTATGAAGGTAAGCTAAAAGCAGGTGTGGATCTCTCTGATGTACAGATAGAAAAAACAGATAATAAGATTATTGTGAAAACATCTGCGGTAAAGATCTTATCTAATGAAATCGATGAGAATTCTATTGAGGTTTATGATGAAACAAAGAATATCTTTAATCAGATTTCTATTACAGACTACAAGACTTTCGCAAAGGAACAGAAGGAGAAAGTAGAAAAAGAAGCAATTAAGAATAAGTTCATAGAAAAGACTAAAACAAAAGTGAAGAAAAACATTAAAGATCTTATTTATATGACTGTAGATCAAGACAAGTATGAAGTAGAGGTAGAAGTAAGTGAATAA
- a CDS encoding FUSC family protein: MKIKELTTIGFKPAPKKDYYYYIQDHFYLLLQLLPHHKIALLLTTEDTKTQRDILEQFFIKRDAVERIYSNEEGAGLVLSSSIKKEELKEIVLKLKEEINQSPQCHHCHQSKPLNVYLLDDEIDILCSDCFEKHERITKHTASPFGILGAIIGAVIGGVIWAFGYNLGYMICLDAILLSFLSFIGYKKLGHYIDQKAKILIPLIDLLVLILAQYASCAFSVQAAFKRIGASSVSFIQALVVVPGMMFDSSLMGLLLVYLFYGLILMIITLVILFIYDKRKNSYYFKYKCINDENS; this comes from the coding sequence ATGAAGATAAAAGAACTCACAACGATTGGTTTTAAACCAGCCCCTAAGAAAGACTATTATTACTATATTCAGGATCATTTCTATCTTTTACTACAGCTATTACCTCATCATAAAATTGCTTTATTGCTTACAACAGAAGATACAAAAACACAAAGAGATATATTAGAACAGTTTTTTATTAAAAGAGATGCAGTAGAGCGTATATATTCGAATGAAGAAGGTGCAGGACTTGTTCTTTCTTCTTCTATAAAAAAAGAAGAGTTAAAAGAGATTGTCTTAAAACTCAAGGAAGAGATCAATCAGTCCCCACAATGTCATCACTGCCATCAAAGCAAACCATTAAATGTATATTTATTAGATGATGAAATAGATATATTATGTTCTGACTGTTTTGAAAAGCATGAACGTATTACTAAACATACGGCTTCACCATTTGGAATACTTGGGGCCATTATTGGTGCAGTCATTGGTGGAGTTATCTGGGCTTTTGGATATAACCTAGGGTACATGATCTGTCTAGATGCGATATTACTTTCATTTCTTAGCTTTATTGGCTATAAGAAGCTAGGACACTATATTGATCAAAAGGCAAAGATTCTAATACCTCTTATAGATCTACTTGTTTTAATACTTGCACAATATGCTTCATGTGCCTTCTCAGTTCAGGCTGCTTTTAAACGCATTGGTGCTTCTAGTGTTTCCTTTATTCAGGCACTTGTTGTCGTACCAGGGATGATGTTTGATTCAAGTCTTATGGGATTGTTACTTGTTTATTTATTCTATGGTCTTATTTTAATGATTATTACTTTGGTTATTTTGTTTATATATGATAAGCGTAAAAACAGTTATTATTTTAAGTATAAATGTATAAATGATGAAAATAGTTGA
- a CDS encoding copper homeostasis protein CutC, translating to MNKLEVCCGSYEDAMNAYHGGAKRIELNSALALGGLTPTIASLELVKNNTDLEVICMVRPRGAGFVYNELQSEQMIIEAEELLEHGADGIAFGFLDSDGKINSARTSEMVSIIHSYGKTAVFHRAFDVCDDPDATIHRLIELGVDRVLTSGMKSTVSEGVQLIKELQEKYGNQIEILAGSGINETNVVDIIHYTGIHQVHSSCKNWRADPTTANDHVSFSYNGINYDYVDKEKVKRMVSLVEED from the coding sequence GTGAATAAGTTAGAAGTATGCTGTGGCAGCTATGAGGATGCAATGAATGCATATCATGGCGGGGCAAAAAGAATTGAATTAAATAGTGCATTGGCATTAGGTGGATTAACACCTACAATTGCATCACTAGAACTTGTGAAGAATAATACAGATTTAGAAGTTATATGTATGGTGAGACCTAGAGGTGCAGGATTTGTATATAATGAATTACAATCTGAACAGATGATTATCGAAGCAGAAGAACTATTAGAACACGGGGCTGATGGTATTGCGTTTGGGTTCTTAGACTCTGATGGTAAAATCAATAGTGCACGTACAAGTGAAATGGTCTCTATTATTCATAGTTATGGGAAGACCGCAGTATTCCATAGAGCCTTTGATGTATGTGATGATCCAGATGCAACGATTCATAGATTAATTGAATTAGGTGTGGATAGAGTACTTACAAGTGGCATGAAGTCTACTGTGAGTGAAGGAGTTCAGCTTATTAAGGAACTGCAGGAGAAGTATGGCAATCAAATAGAAATATTGGCAGGTTCTGGAATTAATGAAACAAATGTCGTAGACATTATTCACTATACAGGTATTCATCAGGTTCATTCTTCATGTAAGAATTGGAGAGCAGATCCTACTACAGCTAATGATCATGTATCATTTAGCTATAATGGTATTAATTATGATTATGTAGATAAAGAGAAAGTGAAGAGAATGGTTTCACTTGTAGAGGAGGACTAA